CTTTTAAGAAATCATGGGACTAGAGGAAGAAGCCAGTTGACTGGACCATGGGATAATCTTGATTCTTGAGGGGGCTGTTTTGGCTGATGACAAAGCTCCCAGTGTGTCCATTGTCAGATTGAGGGATTGCTTGCACATTAAACACAATTGCGTTTGCTGAAGTTAACACATTGCCTTTGCAAAGCTGGGCTGTCTGAATATTTAGGATCCTCTTCAAGTTTCAGCTTAGACTTCAGGCAGCATCCTGGGTATGTCTATGTAAAAAAATTAAGCGTCACTTACTTACAGCTTCTCCCCACTTACAGTCACCCCACCCCTGGGACACACCCATGTCATAGGCTTTCCAACTCGGAAAACTTGAGGCGGCTGCTAGAAAGACAGGAAGATTTAAGATGATTCTTCTTGGGCACAACGAGGGCCATCTAAGTCCGCGCAGttctcaaacattttattttcagtatGAAGTCTGGAGGATTATATTAGTGCCGAGTAGACACTGTGGGTGGCACTTAGATTCCACTCAAGCCCTCACTTGAAAGGAGAAAAACCCTTCAGCCCAAGAGAGGATAACTAGTCCCTCACTTAAAACCACAGAGAACCGTGAGGCAGATGCTTCAAGAGTGATTCTTCTGCTGCCCTTCCAGTAATCCTGTCGATCTTTGGTTAACACCTGAGGCCTGTGCTCTGCTCAGGCCAAGGAGACGCTGTGTGCAGGTTACATCTATCTCCAGCTAATTAATTATTGGGCAGATGTGTCCTCTTGATTACAGAAGGAGAAAGGATCCACTTTTGGATATTAGAGagctttcctgaaactcactgaaAGAGGCTCTGCAAAACCTGATCTTGCCCAGGTGTTTCACCGGAACTACAGGCTCCAGGTTTTAACACTCCCTCCACCAGCTCTAGTTAGCGTCTCGGGGAAGATACTATTTATCATCACATTCATTCCTGTAATTGTTTGACCTAGTTTGAATTTCAGACCAGTGGGTTCTACACATGCAAGCAGTGCTCCAGGGCATggggaagaaataatgaaacaatGAGATTTctatttcagtttgtttctgaATATCATTCTTTTTAATTACTAGTTTATGCTTCCTAAGTGTGCATGATGTGGTACCTGCACTTATGTATAAATAATTCTTCATGTTTGGAGAGCTATATGTAAAAATGTTTAGTGACACTCAAAGgcacaaacaaaccattgttGGAAGCACCCACTTTTTACTTCAAACTTCTAACTCACAAAACAGAGCTTTTTGAAGACACTCAACCTTGCTTTTCATTTCTCATCtattctctcttaaaaaaaaaaaaacaacttaaaccTGCATACTTGTCTCTTaagaatagaattaaaaaaaaagaaaagaaactattcagTCCTGTCCCATAAGAAGAAAAGTTTAAGCTGATTCCCCAAGTGCCAGAGTCTCAGATAACCCTGCTTAGCCTCTTGCAAAGCTTTTGTTATAATCATTGTTTTACTTGTAAGAGTTCTGACGCAGGACTCAGAGTGAGAAGGGTAGACAAATCTGACCTTTCCCGCcagccactttcttttttttttttaaacaaaagaaatttttattatacAAATAGTTGCAATAAATTTAGGAACATTACCAAAACTTCTGTCAAAGACTACTTCAGcagtacttctttttttttattttttttttttgttttttttttttcaatgcagtttattcaggaaccttgaacaatcctcggaccctggggaagccagcccacagcttaaatagcctctgggtaaccaacccaggcgtgccacgtgggcaatgcagataggtccacatacatggaagcaagccagatcctcagccttagccaaatgtggaattgttcctgacagagagccaCTTTCATTAGTATGAGCATCACTGTGGACACAGGGAGGTCTGGGGTAGGGCACATAGTTGTCTGTGAGAACTGTAGTGGGACACAACCTTCACATCCCAGCCTGGCTAACACCTGCCTGTTATCCAGAGCATCTGAACAAGATAGATCGGTCATGTTTGTATTTTAGAGAGTAAGGAAATCATTGGCCAAGTATGAATAGAAAGTTTCATGGATAAACAATAACTTCAAGTATTTCTTGGACAACAAAAGTACTTTTCTCATAGATTGTATCACATacataaacagaataaaataaaagaagtggaggtagaattttttaaatagatatttaaaaaaaaaacctaaagctAGTTTACAAAACTATAAGAACCTCATAAAAACCAGTGGCAAAGTTCAATGTCCTTGACCtgatttctttcatttgattTCCCTCTTTCTATGCTCCAGGTGTCTAAATGCTCTGAGGAAATAAAGAATTACATCGAAGAACGTTCTGGAGAGGATCCCCTGGTGAAAGGGATCCCAGAAGACAAGAATCCCTTTAAAGAAAAGGGCAGCTGTGTCATTTCCTAATTAACTCTGGGGCAAACTCCGTTCTCAGCTGGGGCAGGTTGTTCTTTGGTTTAATCTTCCCCCAAATGAAGCCAAAGTGTGTGTTcaagaaggaaaaaatgaaattgaaaaactgGCAAAAACACTCTCCAAGCAGGTCATGTATGGAACATATCTGCTTCTCGTCTTTGCTTACGACACACGCTCTTCAGAGGGTGGGACATCCGATGTGCACCTCTGGGATGAAAGCACGGCTGGCTCTCCCCTTTCAGTATACTGCTTGTTGCCTCCAATAAAGTTTTGTCTTGGGGAAATTAGTAGTGGTGATTTAAGAAAGCACTTTTCATTCATTAACCCTTGAGTTTCCCTCTGTGACCAATCTAGTGTCTGGGGCTTTGAATCCTAAGATTAGGCAAATGTTATGACATGTTTTCCAGTCCAGCTCTCCCCAGTCCATGTGTTTACGATGCCAAAATTCTGACTTCTGGTACATGTTTGATGGAACGTCAGCTGTTAGGGAGCTGAAGGGGTAGAGCTCCTAATGACATTAACAGCAGTCAGGCTGTGAGCCAGGAACTGTGCCAAACCGAGTCTACTTCAGCACTTCCTGGGGTTTGGATCATGTGAATTTGGTTCAAAGTGTCCCCGAAGCAGTGTCCTTGGGGAAGGGACAGGAGTGTGATTCGGAAAGAAAACCATCCTCCCAGCAGTGGTTAGGTGGCCACCTCTGGCTGCCAGGGCTAGCTCTTTTGCTGACCCAAAACTACAgcccctgttctctccaggtctgggGATGGTTCTGCTCTAGTTCTGTCCTGTCTGAGAAGATGTTTGAATACTCTTCATCCACATACCAGCTCATTGCAGGCCCAgttaaacaccccccccccccctttctcaaCCTTCTCCAAAGCATTAAAAATCAGTTGGATGTGTTCTTGTCAGTTTGTGGAAACTCAACATGTACTCCATTCATCCGGCTCTGCTGCTGCGCACTGCAAGCTCCCTCTTCCAGTTAGTGGCTCCTCCACTTCCCACCATGAGCTTCCGTAGTTTTAGGCAGGAGGAGGACAGCCCAGATGCAGTTCCTGTAGAAGTCCTTTATGAAAGCGCCTGTGACTAAGACCTCAATGAAAGAGAACTTTCTTCCTCTTGAAAAAGCTTTTTCATTTCCTCCTGTCTCTTGTTTGGGGATTGCTACAGATTTGggacaaaagtaaaacaaaatcttTACAAATGAGTTCAACCAGGTATAGTTGCTGACCTTCTCTATGGTATTGAATGTGGCACTTGAAGCCCGTAAATCTCATCCAGTGTGTGCTTTCCCTCGGTTAGGTTTGCAGGTTTTTCTTTCAAGCCAAACCAGAGGACCCGTGCCTCCAATAGCTTCCTGCTGTCCATCAACCTCCCTTAGAaagtctgttttttttcccctgttgaTAAGGGAACAGGATACTCAGGCTTTTGAAAAAGTAATTATATCAGACTTAACCCAGGGACTGTTTCCTGCCATTTTCCAAGTGATGACATTAGTTGAGGTTGCTGAGAGCCTGGGGATAATTTTAGCTCAATGCACCATCTACCGCAGAAAGAGTGTGTATTGGGGTCCGGGGTGGGAATTAAGAGTAGCACGGACATATTTCTTCCAAGCACCATGGAACAACTGATGACTGAGGTGTGTTTCTGCTGTCACTTAACATTTAATGTGACACGTGATTAGTATCTTGGTGCATATTGAGTTTAATTCTGAtaagctgagccatttctttataGTTGTGTATCAGGCTTTCTTTTTTGCATAAGGAAGCAAACATGTATTCTGGTTACTCATGCTACATCCTCAGCAGTTCTTCATAGAGGTTGAAACAGAACTTTTGTTTCCTAAGTGCTTGAGAGAACCACACACCAAGCTGGATCCTcttttttccatccaattttccCTTCACGACAATTCCACACCCCacattttgtgtttctttcaatcgcataaaaaaattattcagccaaCTACTGTTTTCCCAATAAATAACTAAGCTTGTAGGTGTTTTTGCAAAATATGTCTTTGTTCCGTTTCATCACTGCAAACTAGCTAACACAGAGAAGCATAGTATCTTGTGTTTCAAGTGATAAATGATAACTTGCAAtgggaaaatatgaaaaaatatgtatttgaatATGTTAAAG
This Meriones unguiculatus strain TT.TT164.6M chromosome 21, Bangor_MerUng_6.1, whole genome shotgun sequence DNA region includes the following protein-coding sequences:
- the Gng11 gene encoding guanine nucleotide-binding protein G(I)/G(S)/G(O) subunit gamma-11 — protein: MPALHIEDLPEKEKLRMEVEQLRKEVKLQRQQVSKCSEEIKNYIEERSGEDPLVKGIPEDKNPFKEKGSCVIS